In one Xiphophorus couchianus chromosome 17, X_couchianus-1.0, whole genome shotgun sequence genomic region, the following are encoded:
- the lum gene encoding lumican: MFPLHVTLLVLLANIARCQYYDYDYQPFSMLGPSGPNCNKECDCPINFPSAMYCDSRKLKFVPVVPTGIKYLYLQNNLIEEIKAGVFDNVTDTLRWLVLDNNQITNAKIEKGTIDKLTALEKLFFSFNEITEAVIPPSKSLEELKMTNNKLSKFPSGLLNDKENLTSVSLQHNELTSEGIADAFKGPKKLLSLDLSHNKLKKLPAGVPSSMEILYADYNEIDKIGAGYLKKLPTLRYLRVSHNKLQDAGIPAGVFNVTSLLELDLSFNKLQSIPEINEQLEQLYLQANEISKFDLASFCKFTGPLNYSRLKHLRLDANNVTHTDMPPESANCLRQASDIMFE; this comes from the exons ATGTTTCCTCTCCATGTCACCCTCTTGGTATTACTGGCCAACATCGCCCGGTGCCAGTATTACGACTACGACTACCAGCCTTTTTCGATGCTTGGGCCGTCAGGGCCAAACTGCAACAAAGAATGTGATTGCCCAATCAATTTCCCAAGTGCAATGTATTGCGATAGCCGCAAGCTAAAGTTTGTCCCTGTGGTTCCCACTGGGATCAAGTACCTGTACCTCCAGAACAACTTGATTGAAGAGATCAAGGCAGGAGTTTTTGATAATGTCACTGACACCCTGCGCTGGCTGGTGCTCGACAACAATCAGATCACCAACGCCAAGATAGAGAAAGGCACAATTGACAAACTGACGGCCCTGGAGAAGCTATTCTTCAGCTTCAACGAGATCACAGAGGCAGTCATTCCTCCCTCAAAGTCCCTCGAAGAGCTGAAGATGACGAACAACAAGTTGTCCAAGTTTCCGTCTGGACTCTTGAATGACAAGGAGAATTTGACCTCCGTCAGCCTTCAGCACAATGAGCTAACCTCTGAAGGCATCGCAGACGCATTCAAAGGCCCGAAGAAGCTGCTGTCGTTAGACTTGAGCCACAACAAGTTGAAGAAGCTGCCAGCCGGAGTCCCGAGTTCGATGGAAATTCTCTATGCTGATTATAATGAGATTGATAAAATCGGAGCAGGGTATCTGAAGAAGCTGCCCACCCTGCGGTACCTGAGGGTCTCCCACAATAAGCTGCAGGACGCTGGGATTCCTGCTGGGGTGTTCAATGTGACTTCGCTGTTGGAGCTGGATCTGTCGTTCAACAAACTTCAGTCGATCCCTGAGATCAACgagcagctggagcagctctACCTTCAGGCCAATGAGATTAGCA AGTTCGATCTGGCGAGTTTCTGCAAGTTCACAGGACCGCTGAACTATTCACGTCTCAAACATCTGCGTCTGGACGCCAACAACGTCACGCACACCGACATGCCCCCCGAGTCCGCAAACTGCCTGCGTCAAGCTTCGGACATCATGTTTGAATGA